The Leeia speluncae genome includes the window TCCTAACTCTAGAGAAGCTGGTATGTACCAACGAGGAGTTGAGGATGAGTGATATGGATGTGCTAGATGGTTCGACATCTAGTGGTGAAAGCTCGCTAGGTCAATATTTAAAAGAAGCGAGAACAGCTGCAGGTTATAGTATCGAAGAGGTAAGTCAGTCACTACGTTTTTCAGTCTCGCAATTAAAAGCATTAGAAGAAGATCGATATGAAGACTTTTCTAGTCGAGTATATTTACAAGGGATCGTTAAGAACTATGGCAAATTCTTAAACGTTGATTTAGAGCAGTTGAATCAACGATTAAAAACCGTTTTGCCTGCAGATGTTTCTCCTGTCATTGCGCTACCTTATACTCAAGAAAAGTTTGAGAGTTCACGTCATTACTCCCGTTGGTTCTTTGGGGTGATCGTACTTTCTGTGCTAATAGGTGGTGGGGTATTTGTTTATAAGGAAACGAATCTCCTAAAAGCATTTTCGTCCAAAACGGTTGCGCCCGTTGATAGCTCTATCCCGGTTGTTGTCAATGAGGACAGTGCTTCACAATCTGATTCTATTGCTTCATCCACATCAATGCCTCTCACTGTTGCTCAGCCTGCGAGTGAGCCTAAAACTATGTTATCTACGCCACTGGTGCAATCAAGTGTGCAAAATGGAAAACTTTCGGTTTCCAGCGATCAAGCTGCTTGGGTTGAAATTAGAGATAATGCTGGTAAAAAATTAGTCTCTCAAATTGTCACTCCTGGATCGCCTATTGAAGTTCCTGCTTCAAAGCCGTTAAATCTAAAAATTGGCAAAGCCTCGCATGTTGTGATTAAGTTTGGTGAGCAGCCTATTGATCTAGCGCCTTATATAAAAGGTGAGGTCGCTAAGTTTACGCTTAACTAATATTTTTTAATATTATCTATTTAAGAACATAAAAATGTTGCCCAGAAGAAATACCCATCAAGTAAAAGTTGGCAATGTGGTTGTTGGAGGGGAGTATCCCGTTGTTATTCAGTCAATGACGAATACCGATACCGCTGACATTGCAGGCACAGTAAAACAAATTACTGAATTAGCGGTTGCTGGGTCTGAAATTGTTCGCCTTACTGTTAACTCTGCTGAAGCAGCTGCTGCCGTACCTGAGATTAAAAAGCAGTTATTGGCGCAAGGGGTTCATGTCCCTCTTGTTGGAGACTTTCATTTTAATGGGCATCGCTTATTAAGAGATTATCCTGAATGTGCCAAGGCATTGGATAAATACCGCATCAACCCAGGAAATGTGGGCAAAGGAAGCAAGAAAGACGAACAATTTGCTTTTATGATCCAATGTGCGATTGATTACGATAAGCCAGTCCGAATTGGCGTGAATTGGGGCAGCCTAGATCAATCGTTAGCTGGGCGTTTGATGGATGAAAATGCAAACCAGCCTAATCCATTGCCTCCTGATGCGGTAATGAAAGAGGCACTTATTGTTTCTGCATTAGAATCAGCCCAAAAAGCGGTTGAGCTTGGTTTGTCTCCTGACAAAATTATTTTGTCCTGTAAGGTTAGTCATGTTCAAGACCTGATTAACGTCTATCGAGATTTATCTGCGCGCTGTTCCTATCCATTACATCTTGGTTTGACTGAAGCAGGCATGGGTAGTAAAGGTATTGTGGCATCAACTGCTGCGTTAAGTGTGCTATTACAAGAAGGTATTGGTGACACAATCAGGATTTCCTTGACCCCGGAGCCTGGTGGTGACAGAACAAAAGAGGTAGTTGTTGCTCAAGAAATACTGCAAACAATGGGTATTCGTTCCTTCACCCCGTTAGTGACTGCTTGTCCTGGATGTGGACGGACAACAAGTACAGTCTTTCAAGAGTTGGCTGAAAAAATTCAAACGTTTCTAAGAGCGCAAATGCCTGTGTGGCGTTTGCAATATCCGGGCGTTGAAGATATGAAAGTTGCTGTGATGGGGTGTGTGGTTAACGGTCCTGGTGAGTCACGTCTTGCGGATAT containing:
- a CDS encoding helix-turn-helix domain-containing protein; translation: MSDMDVLDGSTSSGESSLGQYLKEARTAAGYSIEEVSQSLRFSVSQLKALEEDRYEDFSSRVYLQGIVKNYGKFLNVDLEQLNQRLKTVLPADVSPVIALPYTQEKFESSRHYSRWFFGVIVLSVLIGGGVFVYKETNLLKAFSSKTVAPVDSSIPVVVNEDSASQSDSIASSTSMPLTVAQPASEPKTMLSTPLVQSSVQNGKLSVSSDQAAWVEIRDNAGKKLVSQIVTPGSPIEVPASKPLNLKIGKASHVVIKFGEQPIDLAPYIKGEVAKFTLN
- the ispG gene encoding flavodoxin-dependent (E)-4-hydroxy-3-methylbut-2-enyl-diphosphate synthase, which gives rise to MLPRRNTHQVKVGNVVVGGEYPVVIQSMTNTDTADIAGTVKQITELAVAGSEIVRLTVNSAEAAAAVPEIKKQLLAQGVHVPLVGDFHFNGHRLLRDYPECAKALDKYRINPGNVGKGSKKDEQFAFMIQCAIDYDKPVRIGVNWGSLDQSLAGRLMDENANQPNPLPPDAVMKEALIVSALESAQKAVELGLSPDKIILSCKVSHVQDLINVYRDLSARCSYPLHLGLTEAGMGSKGIVASTAALSVLLQEGIGDTIRISLTPEPGGDRTKEVVVAQEILQTMGIRSFTPLVTACPGCGRTTSTVFQELAEKIQTFLRAQMPVWRLQYPGVEDMKVAVMGCVVNGPGESRLADIGISLPGTGEVPVCPVYVDGEKTVTLKGDLVAEEFQVLVQEYVEKNYIEGGKKRTEKSKVIPIINV